From the genome of Chroicocephalus ridibundus chromosome 1, bChrRid1.1, whole genome shotgun sequence, one region includes:
- the LOC134510409 gene encoding interleukin-2 receptor subunit alpha-like isoform X1, with the protein MELKCLLMWLLFGSIKGNKPEECPALPRMKFADVTAETYPVGTRLHYECDNGYRRRGGQKPGIQCRSTQQVASWVYREFECIDDKILLSMAPMVKLNVTQKPERKTESPAPQKQENLSDFDQKDFCGPPKTIPHASLILTKRYYVGQVLHFKCQSGYDKQFPTSGNRTCKKVNGKIIWTPLDMRCTNDSSSRDEWPDPSVSLWCPVQSVSGSTRPSFSSSVILPMTAVFLVLLIIPALFV; encoded by the exons AAGAATGCCCAGCTCTTCCGAGGATGAAATTTGCTGATGTTACTGCTGAAACGTATCCAGTGGGGACCAGACTGCATTACGAATGTGACAATGGCTACAGGAGAAGAGGTGGCCAGAAGCCGGGAATTCAGTGTCGGAGTACGCAGCAGGTTGCTTCTTGGGTCTACAGGGAATTTGAATGCATTG ATGACAAAATTTTGTTGTCAATGGCGCCCATGGTGAAACTAAATGTAACACAGaagccagaaagaaaaacagagagccCTGCACCCCAGAAGCAAGAAAACCTTTCAGACTTTGACCAGAAAG ATTTTTGTGGTCCTCCCAAGACTATTCCACATGCCTCTTTAATCCTGACCAAACGGTATTACGTGGGGCAAGTATTACATTTCAAATGCCAGAGTGGTTACGATAAGCAATTCCCCACCTCTGGCAACCGCACGTGCAAGAAAGTGAATGGCAAAATCATCTGGACCCCCCTTGACATGCGATGCACCAATGACAGCAGCTCTAGAGATGAGTGGCCAG ATCCATCTGTTTCCCTGTGGTGCCCAGTTCAGAGTGTTTCAG GTTCGACTCGTCCATCCTTTTCCTCATCTGTGATACTGCCAATGACAG CTGTATTTTTGGTTCTGCTTATCATTCCTGCTCTCTTTGTGTGA
- the LOC134510409 gene encoding interleukin-2 receptor subunit alpha-like isoform X2, whose translation MELKCLLMWLLFGSIKGNKPECPALPRMKFADVTAETYPVGTRLHYECDNGYRRRGGQKPGIQCRSTQQVASWVYREFECIDDKILLSMAPMVKLNVTQKPERKTESPAPQKQENLSDFDQKDFCGPPKTIPHASLILTKRYYVGQVLHFKCQSGYDKQFPTSGNRTCKKVNGKIIWTPLDMRCTNDSSSRDEWPDPSVSLWCPVQSVSGSTRPSFSSSVILPMTAVFLVLLIIPALFV comes from the exons AATGCCCAGCTCTTCCGAGGATGAAATTTGCTGATGTTACTGCTGAAACGTATCCAGTGGGGACCAGACTGCATTACGAATGTGACAATGGCTACAGGAGAAGAGGTGGCCAGAAGCCGGGAATTCAGTGTCGGAGTACGCAGCAGGTTGCTTCTTGGGTCTACAGGGAATTTGAATGCATTG ATGACAAAATTTTGTTGTCAATGGCGCCCATGGTGAAACTAAATGTAACACAGaagccagaaagaaaaacagagagccCTGCACCCCAGAAGCAAGAAAACCTTTCAGACTTTGACCAGAAAG ATTTTTGTGGTCCTCCCAAGACTATTCCACATGCCTCTTTAATCCTGACCAAACGGTATTACGTGGGGCAAGTATTACATTTCAAATGCCAGAGTGGTTACGATAAGCAATTCCCCACCTCTGGCAACCGCACGTGCAAGAAAGTGAATGGCAAAATCATCTGGACCCCCCTTGACATGCGATGCACCAATGACAGCAGCTCTAGAGATGAGTGGCCAG ATCCATCTGTTTCCCTGTGGTGCCCAGTTCAGAGTGTTTCAG GTTCGACTCGTCCATCCTTTTCCTCATCTGTGATACTGCCAATGACAG CTGTATTTTTGGTTCTGCTTATCATTCCTGCTCTCTTTGTGTGA